One part of the Armatimonadota bacterium genome encodes these proteins:
- a CDS encoding class I SAM-dependent methyltransferase has protein sequence MKHNKIYTHTGLGYSHEMMFNCVAPGSRVLEAGCATGFMTQAMDELGCKVTVVEINPELIRQASRYADRAITGDIESPDVWAEIEPGFDAVIFGDVLEHLKDPWDILRRSRDLLKNGGKVLASIPNVAYYEVRFNLLFGRFEYVNAGILDDTHLRFFTASTARRLFEDTGYRITKFDRVYKRARHRILSRFVPNLVTFQFIIEAVPK, from the coding sequence ATGAAGCACAATAAGATATACACGCATACGGGGCTCGGTTACTCGCATGAGATGATGTTCAATTGCGTCGCGCCGGGTTCGAGAGTGCTTGAAGCAGGCTGCGCCACCGGTTTTATGACCCAGGCTATGGATGAGCTGGGATGTAAGGTCACGGTTGTCGAAATCAATCCGGAACTGATCCGGCAGGCGAGCCGGTATGCGGACAGGGCTATAACAGGCGATATCGAGTCGCCGGATGTGTGGGCTGAGATAGAGCCCGGATTTGATGCGGTGATATTCGGTGACGTGCTGGAGCACCTCAAGGACCCGTGGGATATATTGCGGCGTTCGCGCGACTTGCTCAAAAACGGCGGCAAGGTACTGGCGTCGATCCCGAATGTGGCGTATTACGAAGTCAGGTTCAACCTGCTGTTCGGCAGGTTCGAATATGTCAACGCAGGTATTCTGGATGACACGCACTTGAGGTTCTTCACGGCATCCACCGCAAGGCGGCTTTTTGAAGATACGGGTTACCGGATCACAAAGTTTGACCGTGTCTATAAAAGGGCAAGGCACCGAATACTGAGCAGGTTCGTTCCGAATCTGGTTACGTTTCAGTTTATTATCGAAGCGGTTCCGAAATGA